TACGTGACGAACAACGCCTCGCGTACTCCCGCCCAGGTTGCTGCGCACTTGCGGGAACTGGGGGCTCCTGCGGAGGATCACCAGGTGGTCAGTTCTTCGCAGGCTGCCGGGGAGCTGCTTGCTTCCATGCTGCCTGCGGGGGCTCACGTGCTCATTACCGGCAGCGCGGCGTTGGCCCACGAGATCGAACTGGTGGGCCTGAAGCCCGTGCATAGTGCGGCGGAATCGCCGGTAGCTGTTGTCCAGGGCTTCAACCCTGAGATCGGCTGGAAGGACCTCGCTGAGGCCTCCTATGTTGTTGCCGGTGGCGCCCAGTGGTTTGCGACCAACACGGATATGTCGATCCCGCAGGCGCGCGGTATGGCTCCTGGCAACGGTACTCTCGTTGCCGCAGTTGCGGCCGCAACGGGCAAGACGCCGATGGTGGCCGGTAAACCGGAGGCGCCATTGTTCCACGCTGCTGCCAAGCGCCTGAAGTCTGATCGCCCTTTGGTGGTGGGGGACCGTTTGGATACCGACATCCTGGGCGGCAACCGTGCGGGATTTTCGACGGCGGCGGTACTCACCGGCGTCGATACCACGCTGTCGATTCTGGCTGCCCGGACGGAAGAGCGTCCGGACTACCTTTTGGCAGACTTGGGGGACCTTTACGCCCCTTACCCGGAAATCGTCAACGACGCCGGCACTTACCGTTGCGGTGCAGCGTCAGCAGTTGCTGAGGATGGCAAGGTCACGTTGACCGGGGATAAGGATGACCTCGACGCGTGGCGTGCTGCCTGCGCGGCCTGGTGGGCTGAGGTTCCGGACACTGCTGTAGCTCAGGCGCCCCAGCTGGAATGGCGAACTCACTAGACTGGTGCGATGACCCAGGCCAACAATTACCCGGAAGCTGAGGCTGAACGGCCCCCTGTGCGCTGGCCAGAGGCTCTTGAAGCCACCGGCGACGCCCCTGTGGACCGCGCCCTTGGCTTGCTGGAGGACGTTCATAGCGCTCCGGTGTCCGAGCATGCTGGGCTGTATTCAGCACTTCATGACTCCCTCCTGGAGGCTCTGGATGCTGAGCCCGGCCTGCCGCCGGTAGCGGACCGGGATACCGCTCGTACCCGCCCGGAAGGCGAGAATTAGCGAATGGCAAGACTTGATCAGGAACTCGTCACCCGTGGGCTGGCGAGGTCCCGGACGCACGCTGCCAAGCTCATTAGCGATGGCAAGGTGAGTTCAGGCGGGGTTGTCTTCGCCAAAGCGGCCCAGCAAGTGGACGCCGACACAGACCTGGAAGTCCAATCCCACCTTGAGGACATTTACGTCAGCCGCGCCGGGCACAAACTGGCCGGCGCGCTGGCCGCGTTTCCGGCGGTAGCAGTATCCGGTCGCCAGTGTCTCGACGCCGGAGCCTCCACTGGCGGCTTCACGGACGTGCTGCTTCGGCAGGGAGCCGCGCAAGTGGTGGCGGTCGACGTCGGGCATGGCCAACTGATGCCGCTGCTCCGCGATGATCCCCGGGTGGTGGTCCATGAGGGGCTCAATGTCAGGTATATGACGCCGGACCAGATCGGTGGCACCGCAAGCCTGACTGTCGCAGATCTGTCCTTCATTTCCCTGACGTTGGTCCTGGGCCCCCTTGCTGCCTGCACGGAACCTGGCGGAGACCTTGTCCTGATGGTCAAGCCGCAGTTTGAAGTCGGCAAGGAGCGGCTAAGCCGCACGGGCGTCGTGTCTTCCGAGAATGAACGACGCCGGGCGGTGGCCCAGGTTGCCCGCGCTGCAGTTGATGCCGGACTGGAACTTCATGGCCTTGCGGCAAGCCCGCTCCCGGGCCAGGACGGAAATGTTGAGTACTTCCTGTGGATGAAGCGCAGGATGTCCGCTGTGTTGCCTAAGATCGAAGAGCGGGACGAGGACGTTGCTGCATTGATAAAGAATCTCTGGCCAAACGACTAGAAAGCAGAACCCGATGAGCAGGCATGTACTTGTCCTTGCCCACACAGGGCGGGAGGAATCGCTCCGGGCGGCGTGGGATGCTTGTACGCAATTGCACTCGTCGGGCCTGGTGCCCGTCCTTCAGAAGTCAGAATTGGCAGATGTCGAGCGCTTCTTTGGTGCCGTTGATACCCCCATTGAGATCCTCCACGACGACGTGAGTCTGGAAGACGTGGAATTGGTGATGGTCCTGGGTGGCGACGGAACCATCCTGCGCGCGGCGGAACTTGTCCGGGAAGTGGACGTTCCCTTGCTGGGCGTCAACCTCGGCCACGTGGGCTTCCTTGCAGAGAGCGAGCGTGCTGACTTGGCCCAGACGGTCGAATGGATCGCGAGCCGCCAGTACACCGTTGAAGAGCGCATGACGATCGATGTCCAGGTGTGGATCAAGGGCCAGAAGATCTGGCACACCTGGGCACTGAACGAGGCCGCAATTGAGAAGGCCAACCGGGAACGGATGCTCGAAGTCGTCACTGAGGTGGATGAACGGCCGTTGACGTCGTTTGGTTGTGATGGCGTGGTCCTTGCGACGCCAACAGGATCAACGGCATACGCGTTTTCGTCTGGTGGGCCGGTGGTGTGGCCTGAGGTGGAGGCGCTCGTCATTGTGCCAATCAGCGCCCATGCCCTTTTTGCCAAACCCTTGGTGGTCTCTCCGCGATCCAAGCTGGCCGTGGAAATCATGAACCGGACGGATGCCTTGGGCGTCCTTTGGTGTGATGGCAGGCGCTCCGTTGACTTGCCTCCGGGAGCCCGTGTTGAGGTGACACGCTCGGCCACACCGGTAAGGCTGGCACGGACACACAAGACTCCTTTCTCGGCACGGCTTGTGCGCAAGTTCCAGCTTCCCATCCACGGCTGGCGTGGTCCGGCTCCCCGCTCAGGGGAAGTCCACACCGGGCCCATCCCCGTGATTCGAACACTTTCACCGGCTCCTTTGCCTACCCCCCGGGACGCGAGTGATCTCCGGGATACCGAAACGTCCCTGAACCCGGGGCACGGTGAGCCATCCGACCCCACGAATGCGAAGTGAAGCATGCTTGAAGAACTCCGAATCCGTGATCTCGGCGTCATTACCGATGCCGCCCTGCCGCTAGGGCCCGGCCTCAGCGTGGTAACCGGTGAAACTGGTGCCGGCAAGACCATGGTGGTGACCGCCGTCGGGCTCCTCCTGGGTGCCCGTTCGGACGCCGGCGCAGTCCGGAGCGGCGCCAAATCTGCCTCTGCGGAGGCGGTCCTGAAGCTTGATCCAGGCCACAGCGCCGTAGAGCGGGCCAAGGAGGCCGGCGGTGAGGCGGAGGAGTTCGACGGCGTCGCTGAACTCCTGCTGGCCCGCACCGTTGGTGCCGATGGCCGCAGCCGGGCTTACGTTGGGGGACGGGCGGCACCGGTAGGGGTTCTGGCCGAACTTGGGGAGAGCCTGGTGGTGGTGCATGGACAGTCGGACCAGATCCGGCTGAAAAGCGCTACGGCACAGCGACACGCCCTGGATCGCTTCGCTGGTGCAGCGCTGGCCAAGGTTCTGGGGGAGTACCAGAACCTGTACAACCACTGGAAGTCCATTCAGGCCGAGCTGGAGACACTTCGCAGCGAAGCGCGGGAACGGCTTCGTGAGGCGGAATCGCTGGACGCCGCTCTCAAAGAGATCGATGACGTGGATCCCCAGCCTGGTGAGGATGAGACCCTCAAGGCTGAGGCCGTGAAGCTTGCCAATGTCGAAGAACTCCGGCTCGCAGCGGCCGCGGCACATGAGTCGCTCATTGCCGAGGAATTCGGCGATGCCAGCGATGCCACATCGATGGTGGATGCGGCCAAGCGGACGCTGGAGCACGTTGCAGAACACGATGAGGCGTTGGGGGCCGCTGCTGCACGTCTTGCAGAAGTTGGCTTCCTGCTGAACGATATCGCCGCTGACTTGTCCAGCTACCAAGCTGCATTGGACACTGAAGGCCCGGAGCGGCTCTCAGAAATTGAGGAACGCCGCGCAGCCTTGGCCAAACTGATCCGCAAGTACGCCCCCAGCATCGATGAGGTGTTGGAGTGGGCGACTACGGCCCGGATACGTTTGGACGAGCTGCAGGACGATTCAAGCCGCATCGAATCCTTGGATGCCGAGGTGGCTTCGAGCGAAGCTACCCTGCGCAAGCAGGCCGCAGCGATCAGCAAGGCCCGGCTGAAGGCGGCCAAGGACCTCTCAGCCCGCGTGAGTGCAGAGTTGAAGGCTTTGGCCATGGCGGATGCCACGTTGATCATCCAGATAGAGGACAGCGGATCGCTTGGCCCCTGGGGGACTGACGAGATCGCCTTCCTCCTCCAGCCACACTCCGGCGCTCCGGCGCGTCCACTGGGCAAGGGAGCCTCCGGCGGTGAACTCTCAAGGGTGATGCTGGCCATCGAGGTGGTGCTCGCGGCGGTGGATCCTGTTCCTACGTTCGTCTTTGACGAGGTGGATGCCGGTGTGGGTGGACGGGCCGCCGTCGAGATCGGGCGCCGGTTGGCCATGTTGGCCCGCCACGTCCAGGTCCTCGTTGTGACGCACCTGCCGCAGGTTGCCGCCTTCGCTGATCAGCACATCCGGGTTACCAAAACCTCAGTTCGGGGCGCCGACGGAAAAACGTCCACCGGATTCACCTCCAGCGATGTGCAACTGCTGGATGACGACGAGCGCGTGAAGGAGCTTGCCCGTATGTTGGCCGGGCAGGAGGACTCAGAATCTGCCCAGGCACACGCGCAGGAATTGTTGGACGATGCGAAATTGCTTCCCCAGCGGGCCTAGGAAATTCCCGGCACGGGGCTTATTAAGGACTGCGACCACTATCACATCCGTGCACTTGGTCCCGCCCGGCTCTTGATTGCAGGCATGGTCTTGGGCAACTATTGACCATTTGGGGAATCCGGACGGACGCTTGGAAGGCGTAATTGATGATAAGCTCGAATTCCGTGGTGCAGCGATCAAATTCCCGTGTAAATTCCCGGTTCCCGGGCTCGTCCAAGACGACCAAACACATCTTCGTCACCGGTGGTGTGGCGTCCTCGCTCGGTAAGGGTCTGACGGCTTCCAGCCTCGGCCACCTGCTGCGGGCACGCGGTTTGTCTGTAACTATGCAGAAGCTCGATCCCTATTTGAACGTGGATCCGGGCACTATGAATCCCTTCCAGCACGGCGAAGTTTTCGTGACGGATGATGGCGCCGAAACCGACCTCGACATCGGACACTACGAGCGTTTCCTCGATGAAAACCTCGAAGGTTCGGCCAACGTCACAACAGGCCAGATCTACTCGACGGTCATCGCAAAGGAACGCCGTGGTGAATACCTCGGAGACACCGTTCAGGTCATCCCGCACATCACGGATGAAATCAAGCGCCGCATGCGCCTTCCCGCCGAAGGCAAGAACGCTCCGGATGTCATCATCACCGAAATCGGTGGCACGGTGGGCGACATCGAATCGCAGCCCTTCCTTGAGTCGGCCCGCCAGGTGCGCCAGGACATCGGCCGAAACAATGTCTTCTTCCTCCACGTTTCCCTGGTTCCGTACATCGGTCCTTCCCAGGAACTGAAGACCAAGCCCACGCAGCACTCCGTGGCAGCCCTTCGTTCCATCGGTATCCAGCCCGAAGCCATCGTGATCCGTTCGGACCGCGAAGTGCCGGACGCCATGCGCGAGAAAATCGGCCGCATGTGCGACGTCGATATCGACGCCGTCGTCAACGCCGCTGACGCACCCAGCATCTACGACATCCCCAAGACGCTGCACTCCCAAGGCCTGGACTCCTACATCGTCCGTGCACTGGACCTGCCGTTCAAGGACGTTGACTGGAGCAAGTGGGACAAGCTGCTCGAAGCTGTCCACAACCCCAAGCATGAGGTCGAGATCGCCCTGGTGGGCAAGTACATCGATCTTCCCGATGCTTACCTTTCGGTGACCGAGGCCCTCCGTGCAGGTGGGTTCGCGAATGAAGCCAAAGTCAAGATCCGCTGGGTCCCCTCTGACGAGTGCGAAACCCTTGCCGGCGCCACCAAGTCCCTTGCCGGCGTCGACGCCATCTGCGTGCCGGGAGGCTTCGGCATCCGTGGCCTGGAGGGCAAGTTGGGCGCGTTGAAGTTTGCCCGCGAATCCAAGCTCCCGGTTCTGGGCCTGTGCCTTGGCCTTCAGTGCATGGTGATCGAGTACGCCCGCAACGTGGTTGGCCTGGAAGGCGCCTCGTCCAGTGAGTTCGAGCCGGACTCCAAGTACCCGGTTATCGCCACTATGGAAGAGCAGCTGGACATTGTGGAAGGCAAGGGAGACCTCGGCGGCACCATGCGCCTGGGACTCTACGAAGCCAAGCTGGACGAGGGCTCCGTTGTCGCAGAGACGTACGGCACCACTTCGGTGAGCGAACGCCACCGCCACCGCTACGAGGTTAACAACAAGTACCGTGACCAGATCGCGGCGGAGGGCCTGGTCTTCTCGGGTACCTCTCCTGACGGCAAGCTGGTTGAGTACGTTGAACTTCCCCGCGAAGTGCACCCGTACTACGTCGCGACGCAGGCACACCCTGAGCTCAGCTCCCGCCCGACGCGCCCGCACCCGCTCTTCGCAGGCCTCGTGAAGGCTGCCTTGGAGCGTCGTGAAGGCGCCGTTGTGGGAACCAAGACGGGTGCCCGCGCGGTAGCTGCCAAGTAAGCAGCTGCCAAATAAACGGTAAACGCAAGCACTAACGAAGGACGGCGCGATGCCCGGCATTTCTGAAACCCCCAGCACCTCAAGGCAGGTTTCGGATATGCCGAGCCCGCGCCGTCTTTTGTCCACCAGCAAGGTCTACGAAGGCCGCATCTGGGATGTGGTCAGCGACGCCTTCCAGCTCAGCGAGGATACGGACACCCTGGTCCGGGATTACATCGACCACCCTGGGGCGGTGGCCGTGCTGCCCATGAACGTTGACGGCGAAATCCTGCTCCTGAAGCAGTACAGGCACCCCGTTGGTATGGACCTCTGGGAAATCCCCGCCGGCTTGCTGGACATTGAGGGCGAGGATTTCGTCGTGGGTGCTGCCAGGGAGCTCGCTGAGGAAGCTGATCTTGTTGCGGCCACGTGGAATGTCCTGGTGGACTTCTTCAACTCTCCGGGATCCTCCAGCGAGGCTGTTCGCATCTATCTGGCTCGTGGGCTGAGCGCTGTTCCCGAGGCTGACCTGCATGTCCGCACGGACGAAGAGTCAGAAATTGAGTTCCACTGGATTCCGCTCGACGACGCCGTGAAAGCGGTTCTGGAAGGGCGCCTGCACAATCCGTCCGCGGTCCTGGGAATCCTTGCAGCCGCCGCCGCGAAGGCTGATGGCTTTTCCAGCCTGCGCCCCGCTGACGCGCCGTGGCCCGCGCACCCGAGCCAGCGCTGAGAATGGCCGAGGCCGCCACCCGCACCGCCAACGGCATCGATCGCGGAGTTACGGACTACCTCCAGCACGTCGGGGTGGAACGTGGCCTGGCTGCCAACACCTTGGCTGCCTATCGCCGTGACCTTGCCCGCTATTCGAACTTCCTGGCGAGTCAAGGAGTGGAACGGCCCGGAGACATCACACGGCATCATGTCACCGCCTTTGCCCAGGCCTTGTCCGACGGCTCCGATGGGGCTGCGGCCCTCGGCGTCCGCTCTGCCGCCAGAACCATCGTGGCCGTGCGGGGGCTCCACAAGTTTTGGGCCCTTGAGGGAACCACGACGTCGGATCCCGCCAGCGATGTCCACCCGCCGATGCCGGGCAAACGGCTTCCGAAAGCCATCAGCGTTGGTGAAGTAACGCGGATCCTTGAAGCTGCGGGTTCGGACTCTGCGACCGGCCTGAGGGACCGGGCCTTGCTTGAATTTCTCTACTCCACCGGTGCGCGCATCAGCGAGGCCGTAGGGCTGGACGTTGACGATGTATCCCTGGAGCACGCCGGTGGCGAACCTGCAATCGTCAGGCTCTTCGGCAAAGGTTCCAAGGAGCGGTTGGTTCCTTTGGGCTCTTACGGTGCACGCGCCGTCGGAGCCTATGTGGTCCGGGGAAGGCCACTGCTGGCATCCAAGGGCAAGGGCACTCCCGCCTTGTTCCTGAATGCCCGTGGCGGCAGGATCAGCAGGCAAAGTGCCTGGACAATCCTCAAGACTGCCGCGGAGAAGGCAAACATCACCAAGGACGTTTCGCCACACACCTTGCGGCACTCTTTTGCCACGCATCTTCTGGAAGGCGGGGCTGACGTGCGCGTAGTCCAGGAGCTGTTGGGGCACGCATCGGTGACCACCACCCAGGTCTACACGTTGGTCACGGCCGATACTTTGCGGGAAGATTACGCTGCTGCCCATCCCAGGGCGCTCGGCTGAACCTGTGGTCGGCAGGAGCCGCAACTAGTCCAGGACACTGAACGTCAATTCCACGGCATCGACGAACAAGGCCAGCAGCGACGTCCCCAAACCGGCCACCAGCAAGAGTCCGGGGTGGGCCAGCCCCACCACCACCCGCTTCAGCCGTGGCTGACCCTTGAGGAACTTTTTGGGTACCCGCGTCTTCAGGGGTATTTGCCGCCAACCGCGTAGCCGGCGGAGGAACCAGGCGCACCGCACTATGAACGCCATCCACAGGACAGAGAGCACCAGCGGGACCGAAGCCAGCATGAGGTTGAAGCCGAGTGCGGTCACCTCCTTTTCGGAGTCGCCGATGACGGTTTGCACGGTGGTCGAGATGGAAGCACTCATCACCACAGAGGCGGCCCACACCATGAAGGCCACTACCAGGGCGAGGAAGCGGACGAAGAAATGGCCCAGGACAGTGGCATCCACTGCCTTGAGGTGGCTGCGGGGCGTGGCATGAAGCACAGCCAGCGTGGACAGCAGCGTTGGCAAAGCAGCGGCGAGGACCAGCAAATACCAGGTCCATCCGGCCAGGTCCACCACTTCATCCAGAACAATGAGCCCGGCCCACACCACCGTCCAGACCCAGCCGACGTATAGCGGATGCGCAACCACCCAACGGGGCAGCCAGGCATCGCGCTCCTGCCCGGCTCGGACCTGTGCTGGTGACTCGGCCACAGGAACTGTTTCGACATCTTCCGCTGCCTGGGGCTTCGCAGCGTGATTGATGGCCTGCGCCTGCGTCTCGGCGCGCGCTTCGCCGCCACCTTCGTTCATGGGCTCACTGTAGGCAACTGGGCTCACGGTAGCAATTGGGCTGACCGTCGCAATGCCAGCCCTGGTAGAGGAGATCGGGTTAAGGTAGGCAGCATGACAGCAGCCCATGTGACACTGTGCTTCCTCCTCCGCGATGACGCGGACGGGGAACACGTCCTCCTCGGCACCAAGAAGACCGGTTTTGGGCGCGGCAAAGTGGTGGGAGTGGGTGGGCACGTGGAACCGGGGGAGACCGCAATCCAGGCGGTGTGCCGCGAGGTCATGGAGGAGATCAGCGTGGTGGTCCATGCTGCGGACCTCATCCCCGCCGGCATCATTGATTTCGTGTTTCCTGCCAGACCGGAATGGAACATGGCCACCACCGTGTACCTGACGCGGATTTGGGAGGGTGAACCGGTTGAAAGCGATGAGATCGCGCCGGAATGGTTCCCAGTGTCCAAGTTACCGGTGGAACGGATGTGGGCCGACGCCGAGCATTGGCTGCCAGCGATGATTTCCGGGCAGCGGAT
This genomic stretch from Micrococcaceae bacterium Sec5.1 harbors:
- a CDS encoding HAD-IIA family hydrolase, translated to MADSLISSFDAVLSDLDGVVYAGPHAIPGAVESLQRLETVGVGLGYVTNNASRTPAQVAAHLRELGAPAEDHQVVSSSQAAGELLASMLPAGAHVLITGSAALAHEIELVGLKPVHSAAESPVAVVQGFNPEIGWKDLAEASYVVAGGAQWFATNTDMSIPQARGMAPGNGTLVAAVAAATGKTPMVAGKPEAPLFHAAAKRLKSDRPLVVGDRLDTDILGGNRAGFSTAAVLTGVDTTLSILAARTEERPDYLLADLGDLYAPYPEIVNDAGTYRCGAASAVAEDGKVTLTGDKDDLDAWRAACAAWWAEVPDTAVAQAPQLEWRTH
- a CDS encoding TlyA family RNA methyltransferase, producing MARLDQELVTRGLARSRTHAAKLISDGKVSSGGVVFAKAAQQVDADTDLEVQSHLEDIYVSRAGHKLAGALAAFPAVAVSGRQCLDAGASTGGFTDVLLRQGAAQVVAVDVGHGQLMPLLRDDPRVVVHEGLNVRYMTPDQIGGTASLTVADLSFISLTLVLGPLAACTEPGGDLVLMVKPQFEVGKERLSRTGVVSSENERRRAVAQVARAAVDAGLELHGLAASPLPGQDGNVEYFLWMKRRMSAVLPKIEERDEDVAALIKNLWPND
- a CDS encoding NAD kinase produces the protein MSRHVLVLAHTGREESLRAAWDACTQLHSSGLVPVLQKSELADVERFFGAVDTPIEILHDDVSLEDVELVMVLGGDGTILRAAELVREVDVPLLGVNLGHVGFLAESERADLAQTVEWIASRQYTVEERMTIDVQVWIKGQKIWHTWALNEAAIEKANRERMLEVVTEVDERPLTSFGCDGVVLATPTGSTAYAFSSGGPVVWPEVEALVIVPISAHALFAKPLVVSPRSKLAVEIMNRTDALGVLWCDGRRSVDLPPGARVEVTRSATPVRLARTHKTPFSARLVRKFQLPIHGWRGPAPRSGEVHTGPIPVIRTLSPAPLPTPRDASDLRDTETSLNPGHGEPSDPTNAK
- the recN gene encoding DNA repair protein RecN, encoding MLEELRIRDLGVITDAALPLGPGLSVVTGETGAGKTMVVTAVGLLLGARSDAGAVRSGAKSASAEAVLKLDPGHSAVERAKEAGGEAEEFDGVAELLLARTVGADGRSRAYVGGRAAPVGVLAELGESLVVVHGQSDQIRLKSATAQRHALDRFAGAALAKVLGEYQNLYNHWKSIQAELETLRSEARERLREAESLDAALKEIDDVDPQPGEDETLKAEAVKLANVEELRLAAAAAHESLIAEEFGDASDATSMVDAAKRTLEHVAEHDEALGAAAARLAEVGFLLNDIAADLSSYQAALDTEGPERLSEIEERRAALAKLIRKYAPSIDEVLEWATTARIRLDELQDDSSRIESLDAEVASSEATLRKQAAAISKARLKAAKDLSARVSAELKALAMADATLIIQIEDSGSLGPWGTDEIAFLLQPHSGAPARPLGKGASGGELSRVMLAIEVVLAAVDPVPTFVFDEVDAGVGGRAAVEIGRRLAMLARHVQVLVVTHLPQVAAFADQHIRVTKTSVRGADGKTSTGFTSSDVQLLDDDERVKELARMLAGQEDSESAQAHAQELLDDAKLLPQRA
- a CDS encoding CTP synthase, coding for MISSNSVVQRSNSRVNSRFPGSSKTTKHIFVTGGVASSLGKGLTASSLGHLLRARGLSVTMQKLDPYLNVDPGTMNPFQHGEVFVTDDGAETDLDIGHYERFLDENLEGSANVTTGQIYSTVIAKERRGEYLGDTVQVIPHITDEIKRRMRLPAEGKNAPDVIITEIGGTVGDIESQPFLESARQVRQDIGRNNVFFLHVSLVPYIGPSQELKTKPTQHSVAALRSIGIQPEAIVIRSDREVPDAMREKIGRMCDVDIDAVVNAADAPSIYDIPKTLHSQGLDSYIVRALDLPFKDVDWSKWDKLLEAVHNPKHEVEIALVGKYIDLPDAYLSVTEALRAGGFANEAKVKIRWVPSDECETLAGATKSLAGVDAICVPGGFGIRGLEGKLGALKFARESKLPVLGLCLGLQCMVIEYARNVVGLEGASSSEFEPDSKYPVIATMEEQLDIVEGKGDLGGTMRLGLYEAKLDEGSVVAETYGTTSVSERHRHRYEVNNKYRDQIAAEGLVFSGTSPDGKLVEYVELPREVHPYYVATQAHPELSSRPTRPHPLFAGLVKAALERREGAVVGTKTGARAVAAK
- a CDS encoding NUDIX hydrolase — encoded protein: MPGISETPSTSRQVSDMPSPRRLLSTSKVYEGRIWDVVSDAFQLSEDTDTLVRDYIDHPGAVAVLPMNVDGEILLLKQYRHPVGMDLWEIPAGLLDIEGEDFVVGAARELAEEADLVAATWNVLVDFFNSPGSSSEAVRIYLARGLSAVPEADLHVRTDEESEIEFHWIPLDDAVKAVLEGRLHNPSAVLGILAAAAAKADGFSSLRPADAPWPAHPSQR
- the xerD gene encoding site-specific tyrosine recombinase XerD, with the protein product MAEAATRTANGIDRGVTDYLQHVGVERGLAANTLAAYRRDLARYSNFLASQGVERPGDITRHHVTAFAQALSDGSDGAAALGVRSAARTIVAVRGLHKFWALEGTTTSDPASDVHPPMPGKRLPKAISVGEVTRILEAAGSDSATGLRDRALLEFLYSTGARISEAVGLDVDDVSLEHAGGEPAIVRLFGKGSKERLVPLGSYGARAVGAYVVRGRPLLASKGKGTPALFLNARGGRISRQSAWTILKTAAEKANITKDVSPHTLRHSFATHLLEGGADVRVVQELLGHASVTTTQVYTLVTADTLREDYAAAHPRALG
- a CDS encoding NUDIX domain-containing protein, giving the protein MTAAHVTLCFLLRDDADGEHVLLGTKKTGFGRGKVVGVGGHVEPGETAIQAVCREVMEEISVVVHAADLIPAGIIDFVFPARPEWNMATTVYLTRIWEGEPVESDEIAPEWFPVSKLPVERMWADAEHWLPAMISGQRIAVRVDLAADNESVANVHTIDWIGTEQ